Proteins from one Ficedula albicollis isolate OC2 chromosome 3, FicAlb1.5, whole genome shotgun sequence genomic window:
- the NUS1 gene encoding dehydrodolichyl diphosphate syntase complex subunit NUS1, with translation MASLVVWCMAVGISYVSVYDHNGIFKRNNSRLMDEILKQQQELLGLDCSKYTGEFANHDKSGQVLNCQSTLKVLSPEDGKADIVKAAQNFCQLVAQQQRTHSDLDVNMLDNLLSSTNGFPDPDLVLKFGPVDSTLGFLPWHIRLTEIISLPSHLNVSYEDFFSALHHYAACEQRWGK, from the exons ATGGCCAGCCTGGTCGTGTGGTGCATGGCCGTGGGCATCTCCTACGTCAGCGTCTACGACCACAACG gtattttcaaGAGGAATAATTCGAGATTGAtggatgaaattttaaaacagcagcaagagctcTTGGGACTAGATTGCTCAAAGTATACCGGGGAATTTGCAAATCACGACAAAAGTGGTCAAG ttttaaattgcCAATCTACATTGAAGGTGCTGTCTCCGGAAGATGGAAAAGCAGACATAGTTAAAGCTGCTCAGAACTTCTGTCAGTTGGtagcacagcagcaaagaacACATTCAGACCTGGATGTGAATATGTTAGACAACTTATTAAGTA GTACAAATGGATTTCCTGATCCTGATTTAGTCTTGAAGTTTGGTCCTGTGGACAGCACATTAGGATTCCTTCCGTGGCACATCAGACTGACAGAAATCAT TTCTTTGCCTTCCCACCTAAACGTCAGCTATGAAGACTTTTTCTCTGCCCTCCATCACTATGCAGCCTGTGAGCAGCGCTGGGGAAAGTGA